The following proteins are co-located in the Myxocyprinus asiaticus isolate MX2 ecotype Aquarium Trade chromosome 44, UBuf_Myxa_2, whole genome shotgun sequence genome:
- the LOC127434316 gene encoding XK-related protein 9-like, translated as MTSTGGDLNTFRWLCTIIGFIFYLGDIGSDLLLTVQYFRAGHLTWAALTLVFILSGSLCIQIFSYAWFNDDKRDKEEDSLSTGHLIGIHVLQIGIITRYLDLMKRSLKSLWFNQVQSRLFDLATDLSMLRLFETFLESVPQLVLQLYIILEHNHRSTLQYISMAVSFLNIAWSTVDYRRCLRHSLPHVNEMPCGIPTVVYLLYKVLTITPRILSLTVFIMLSTFSTLAMAFIWLLGTFWACLEKTDFCTSRVLEYIYRATVGVILIFTFFNIKGENTKVPMTIYYIFSASQNLAAPILLFLFKPESEGTDYFLPIILFILMSNSLGLGFLGIYYSHLHPRKVADEIDGMERQEQKTEKTRLNHFIQI; from the exons ATGACATCTACTGGAGGGGATTTGAACACATTTCGGTGGCTATGCACCATTATCGGATTTATTTTCTATCTAGGAGACATTGGATCCGATCTCTTGTTAACCGTGCAGTATTTTAGAGCCGGACATCTCACCTGGGCTGCATTGACTCTTGTGTTTATTCTGAGCGGATCTTTATGCATACAAATATTCAGTTATGCATGGTTTAATGATGACAAGAGAGATAAAGAAGAAGACAGCCTGTCCACTGGCCATCTGATTGGGATTCATGTACTGCAGATAGGCATAATTACTag GTATCTCGATCTGATGAAAAGGAGTTTAAAATCCCTTTGGTTCAACCAAGTCCAGTCACGACTTTTCGACCTCGCTACAGATCTGAGCATGCTCCGCTTGTTTGAAACGTTCCTTGAGAGCGTTCCTCAACTTGTTCTGCAACTCTATATCATCCTGGAGCACAACCATCGCTCTACTCTGCAAT ATATCAGCATGGCCGTGTCTTTCCTCAACATCGCCTGGTCCACAGTGGATTATCGTCGCTGTTTACGCCATTCTCTACCTCACGTTAACGAGATGCCTTGTGGAATCCCCACAGTTGTGTATCTACTCTACAAGGTATTAACCATAACTCCTCGAATCCTCAGCCTCACCGTCTTCATCATGCTGTCCACTTTCAGCACTCTAGCAATGGCCTTCATATGGCTGTTGGGAACCTTCTGGGCTTGTTTGGAAAAAACTGACTTCTGCACTTCACGAGTCCTTGAATATATTTATCGAGCCACTGTTGGAGTCATCCTCATCTTCACATTCTTTAACATTAAAGGAGAGAACACCAAAGTTCCCATGACAATATATTACATTTTCAGTGCgagtcaaaacctggcagcacCTATTCTGTTGTTTCTTTTCAAACCAGAATCCGAGGGGACTGACTATTTCTTGcccataatattatttatattaatgtcAAATTCACTTGGACTGGGTTTCCTGGGAATCTATTACAGTCATCTGCACCCTCGTAAGGTGGCTGACGAGATAGATGGAATGGAAAGACAGGAGCAAAAGACAGAAAAAACACGTTTAAAccattttatacaaatataa